One window of the Trifolium pratense cultivar HEN17-A07 linkage group LG2, ARS_RC_1.1, whole genome shotgun sequence genome contains the following:
- the LOC123906807 gene encoding L-type lectin-domain containing receptor kinase S.4-like isoform X2 has translation MAFTIATTKDLKGLPIQYLGLFNSSNVGNFSNHIFAVEFDTVQDFGFDDINDNHVGIDIDGLKSNASVITSYYTDNDDSTKQYFNIKSGKPILAWVDYDSSLNLVSVTLSSTSSKPKKPTLSFHVDLSHVFHDTMYVGFSASTGLQLASSHYILGWSFRINGQAPSLDLSSLPQLPQPKKKKTSMITGVSVTVSVVVLCSITIGIYIFRKIKNADVIESWELEVGPHRYSYQELNKATKGFKEKELLGQGGFGRVYKGTLPNSDIQVAVKRVSHESNQGLREFVSEIASIGRLRHRNLVQLLGWCRRKGDLLLVYDFMANGSLDKYLFEKTEIVLTWEQRFKIIKGVASALLYLHEGYEQVVIHRDVKASNVLLDFELNGRLGDFGLARLCEHGDNPGTTRVVGTLGYLAPELLRTGKASTSSDVFAFGAFLLEVACGRRPIEPKALQEELVLVDWVWERYKEGRILEVVDPKLNEIFDESEVVMVLKLGLICSNDVPIVRPSMRHVMRILDGEVELLDDLRKPGAIDPQEGFDEFLNSLTYSSIDILSSSSYLENRYTNTCYASFENSPQSLLNTRE, from the coding sequence ATGGCTTTCACAATAGCAACTACTAAGGATCTTAAAGGTTTACCTATTCAATATCTTGGTCTATTCAATTCAAGTAATGTTGGTAATTTCTCTAACCATATTTTTGCTGTTGAGTTTGACACTGTCCAAGACTTTGGATTTGATGATATCAATGATAACCATGTTGGAATAGACATCGATGGTTTGAAATCCAATGCATCTGTTATTACTAGCTATTACACTGACAATGATGATTCCAccaaacaatattttaatatcaAAAGTGGTAAACCAATTCTAGCTTGGGTTGATTATGATTCTTCATTGAATCTTGTTAGTGTTACACTTTCTTCAACTTCAAGCAAACCCAAAAAACCAACTTTGTCATTTCATGTGGATTTATCACATGTTTTTCATGATACTATGTATGTTGGATTCTCTGCATCAACTGGTTTGCAGCTTGCTAGCTCTCATTACATCTTGGGATGGAGTTTTAGAATCAATGGACAAGCACCGTCACTTGATTTGTCTTCACTTCCACAACTTCCACAaccaaagaagaagaaaacttcTATGATAACTGGTGTTTCGGTCACGGTTTCGGTTGTTGTATTGTGTTCTATAACAATTGGTATTTACATTTTCAGAAAAATCAAGAATGCTGATGTAATAGAATCGTGGGAGCTTGAAGTTGGGCCACATAGATACTCCTATCAAGAGCTCAACAAAGCTACAAAAGGTTTCAAGGAGAAAGAGTTACTTGGGCAAGGTGGTTTCGGCAGAGTTTACAAGGGGACATTACCAAATTCAGATATTCAAGTAGCTGTTAAGAGAGTTTCACATGAATCAAATCAAGGGCTAAGAGAATTTGTCTCCGAAATCGCTAGCATAGGCCGGCTTCGCCATAGGAATTTGGTTCAGTTACTCGGATGGTGTCGCCGCAAAGGCGACCTCTTACTTGTGTATGACTTCATGGCTAATGGAAGCTTAGATAAGTACTTATTTGAAAAGACAGAAATTGTGTTAACTTGGGAACAAAGGTTTAAGATAATAAAGGGTGTTGCTTCAGCTCTTTTGTATCTACATGAAGGCTATGAGCAAGTGGTAATACATAGAGATGTTAAGGCTAGCAAtgttcttttagattttgaacTTAATGGAAGATTaggtgattttggtttggcAAGGTTATGTGAACATGGTGATAATCCAGGTACCACTAGAGTGGTAGGAACCTTAGGCTATTTGGCACCAGAGTTACTTAGAACAGGAAAAGCATCTACAAGTTCTGATGTTTTTGCATTTGGTGCATTTCTTCTTGAGGTTGCTTGTGGGAGAAGGCCTATTGAGCCTAAGGCATTACAAGAAGAGTTAGTGTTAGTGGATTGGGTGTGGGAAAGGTACAAAGAAGGAAGAATACTTGAAGTAGTGGATCCTaaattgaatgaaatttttgatgaaagtGAGGTAGTGATGGTGTTGAAATTGGGATTGATATGTTCAAATGATGTTCCTATTGTAAGGCCTAGTATGAGGCATGTAATGAGGATTTTGGATGGAGAAGTTGAGTTGCTTGATGACTTGAGAAAGCCAGGAGCTATTGATCCACAAGAAGGGTTTGATGAATTTTTGAACTCTCTTACATATTCATCAATTGATATCTTAAGTTCAAGCTCTTATCTTGAAAATAGATACACTAATACTTGTTATGCCTCATTCGAAAATTCACCTCAATCACTTCTCAATACTAGAGAATAA
- the LOC123906805 gene encoding protein JINGUBANG → MGLLQCPLCCYSQNQQQHEKTEPHSHDHIHSESSTSSSISSQPSLPSVPSLSSQQSQTTHHKLLTTINGHSSPIFSLTLHSKFLYSGSSNSEIRRFDKDPFALQSSNNTNNLVSISHGSKSTIKSMIVVNDMLFSAHQDHKIRVWKIETTTKITATSDSTNHDQRLFKCIATLPTFNDRFSKLFSSKNYVEVRRHKKCTWVNHVDAVSSLAISKDGFFLYSASWDRTFKIWRVSDFKCLESVKNAHEDAINAIVVSSDGIVYTGSADKKIKIWKKKNHEGEKKHFLIGTLEKHKSSVNALALNKNGSILYSGACDRSILVWEKIDNNVENCSELGQGPMNLVGALRGHTKAILCLVAMDNLVCSGSADNSIRIWKRGIDEKSYSCLAVLQGHRKPVKCLAMIDDSKRGKNGGDDDDDDCSSYLVYSGSLDCDIKVWQICVPLI, encoded by the coding sequence atgGGACTTCTTCAATGTCCTTTATGTTGCTACTCACAAAACCAACAACAGCATGAAAAAACAGAACCTCACTCCCATGATCATATTCATTCAGAATCATCAACttcttcatcaatttcttcACAACCAAGTCTTCCTTCTGTTCCTTCTCTTTCCTCACAACAATCTCAAACCACACATCACAAACTTCTTACAACAATCAACGGTCATTCTTCTCCCATCTTCTCCCTCACTCTTCATAGCAAATTTCTCTATAGTGGCTCTTCCAATAGTGAAATAAGAAGATTTGATAAAGACCCTTTTGCCCTTCAATCCTCAAATAACACAAACAACTTGGTTTCAATTAGTCATGGATCAAAATCAACCATTAAGTCAATGATTGTTGTTAATGATATGTTATTTAGTGCTCATCAAGATCATAAAATCCGAGTTTGGAAAATCGAAACAACAACGAAAATAACAGCAACTAGTGATAGTACTAATCATGATCAGAGACTATTCAAATGTATAGCAACACTTCCAACATTCAATGATAGATTTTCGAAGCTTTTTTCATCGAAAAATTATGTCGAAGTTCGAAGACATAAGAAATGTACATGGGTGAATCATGTTGATGCTGTTTCTTCTCTTGCTATTTCAAAAGATGGTTTTTTTCTGTACTCTGCTTCGTGGGATAGAACATTCAAGATTTGGAGAGTTTCTGATTTTAAGTGTTTAGAGTCAGTGAAAAATGCACATGAAGATGCAATCAATGCAATTGTTGTTTCATCTGATGGAATTGTTTATACTGGCTCAGCTGATAAAAAGAtcaaaatttggaagaaaaaaaatcatgaaggTGAAAAAAAGCACTTTTTGATAGGAACATTGGAGAAGCATAAATCATCTGTGAATGCTTTAGCACTTAATAAAAATGGGTCAATTTTGTATTCTGGTGCTTGTGATAGATCAATTTTAGTTTGGGAGAAAATCGACAACAATGTTGAAAATTGTTCTGAACTGGGTCAAGGTCCGATGAATCTGGTTGGCGCCCTACGAGGGCATACTAAGGCTATATTGTGTTTGGTTGCGATGGATAATTTGGTTTGTAGTGGATCAGCTGATAATAGTATTAGGATATGGAAAAGAGGAATTGATGAAAAAAGTTATAGTTGTTTGGCTGTTTTGCAAGGTCATAGAAAACCAGTTAAGTGTTTGGCAATGATAGATGATTCTAAAAGAGGTAAGAATGGTGGggatgatgacgatgatgattGTAGTTCTTATCTTGTATATAGTGGTAGTCTTGATTGTGACATTAAAGTTTGGCAAATATGTGTTCCTTTGATTTGA
- the LOC123906807 gene encoding L-type lectin-domain containing receptor kinase S.4-like isoform X1, whose protein sequence is MPTLVQFLISVLIQLLFVQVSSQVNQFLYAGFKDIGPNNLTLDGFAKIEKNGIIRLTNHTNNITGHAFYPLPFQLKNSTTGNAFSFSSSFVLAVVPQYPNIGGHGMAFTIATTKDLKGLPIQYLGLFNSSNVGNFSNHIFAVEFDTVQDFGFDDINDNHVGIDIDGLKSNASVITSYYTDNDDSTKQYFNIKSGKPILAWVDYDSSLNLVSVTLSSTSSKPKKPTLSFHVDLSHVFHDTMYVGFSASTGLQLASSHYILGWSFRINGQAPSLDLSSLPQLPQPKKKKTSMITGVSVTVSVVVLCSITIGIYIFRKIKNADVIESWELEVGPHRYSYQELNKATKGFKEKELLGQGGFGRVYKGTLPNSDIQVAVKRVSHESNQGLREFVSEIASIGRLRHRNLVQLLGWCRRKGDLLLVYDFMANGSLDKYLFEKTEIVLTWEQRFKIIKGVASALLYLHEGYEQVVIHRDVKASNVLLDFELNGRLGDFGLARLCEHGDNPGTTRVVGTLGYLAPELLRTGKASTSSDVFAFGAFLLEVACGRRPIEPKALQEELVLVDWVWERYKEGRILEVVDPKLNEIFDESEVVMVLKLGLICSNDVPIVRPSMRHVMRILDGEVELLDDLRKPGAIDPQEGFDEFLNSLTYSSIDILSSSSYLENRYTNTCYASFENSPQSLLNTRE, encoded by the coding sequence ATGCCAACCCTTGTTCAATTCTTGATATCAGTTTTGATACAGTTGCTTTTTGTGCAAGTTTCATCCCAAGTTAACCAGTTCTTGTATGCAGGATTCAAGGATATTGGTCCCAACAATCTAACCTTGGATGGATTTGCAAAGATAGAGAAAAATGGGATAATAAGATTAACAAATCATACAAACAATATAACAGGTCATGCTTTTTATCCATTACCTTTTCAGCTAAAGAACTCAACAACTGGTAAcgctttctctttttcttcatcttttgttcttgcTGTTGTCCCTCAATATCCTAACATAGGTGGTCATGGCATGGCTTTCACAATAGCAACTACTAAGGATCTTAAAGGTTTACCTATTCAATATCTTGGTCTATTCAATTCAAGTAATGTTGGTAATTTCTCTAACCATATTTTTGCTGTTGAGTTTGACACTGTCCAAGACTTTGGATTTGATGATATCAATGATAACCATGTTGGAATAGACATCGATGGTTTGAAATCCAATGCATCTGTTATTACTAGCTATTACACTGACAATGATGATTCCAccaaacaatattttaatatcaAAAGTGGTAAACCAATTCTAGCTTGGGTTGATTATGATTCTTCATTGAATCTTGTTAGTGTTACACTTTCTTCAACTTCAAGCAAACCCAAAAAACCAACTTTGTCATTTCATGTGGATTTATCACATGTTTTTCATGATACTATGTATGTTGGATTCTCTGCATCAACTGGTTTGCAGCTTGCTAGCTCTCATTACATCTTGGGATGGAGTTTTAGAATCAATGGACAAGCACCGTCACTTGATTTGTCTTCACTTCCACAACTTCCACAaccaaagaagaagaaaacttcTATGATAACTGGTGTTTCGGTCACGGTTTCGGTTGTTGTATTGTGTTCTATAACAATTGGTATTTACATTTTCAGAAAAATCAAGAATGCTGATGTAATAGAATCGTGGGAGCTTGAAGTTGGGCCACATAGATACTCCTATCAAGAGCTCAACAAAGCTACAAAAGGTTTCAAGGAGAAAGAGTTACTTGGGCAAGGTGGTTTCGGCAGAGTTTACAAGGGGACATTACCAAATTCAGATATTCAAGTAGCTGTTAAGAGAGTTTCACATGAATCAAATCAAGGGCTAAGAGAATTTGTCTCCGAAATCGCTAGCATAGGCCGGCTTCGCCATAGGAATTTGGTTCAGTTACTCGGATGGTGTCGCCGCAAAGGCGACCTCTTACTTGTGTATGACTTCATGGCTAATGGAAGCTTAGATAAGTACTTATTTGAAAAGACAGAAATTGTGTTAACTTGGGAACAAAGGTTTAAGATAATAAAGGGTGTTGCTTCAGCTCTTTTGTATCTACATGAAGGCTATGAGCAAGTGGTAATACATAGAGATGTTAAGGCTAGCAAtgttcttttagattttgaacTTAATGGAAGATTaggtgattttggtttggcAAGGTTATGTGAACATGGTGATAATCCAGGTACCACTAGAGTGGTAGGAACCTTAGGCTATTTGGCACCAGAGTTACTTAGAACAGGAAAAGCATCTACAAGTTCTGATGTTTTTGCATTTGGTGCATTTCTTCTTGAGGTTGCTTGTGGGAGAAGGCCTATTGAGCCTAAGGCATTACAAGAAGAGTTAGTGTTAGTGGATTGGGTGTGGGAAAGGTACAAAGAAGGAAGAATACTTGAAGTAGTGGATCCTaaattgaatgaaatttttgatgaaagtGAGGTAGTGATGGTGTTGAAATTGGGATTGATATGTTCAAATGATGTTCCTATTGTAAGGCCTAGTATGAGGCATGTAATGAGGATTTTGGATGGAGAAGTTGAGTTGCTTGATGACTTGAGAAAGCCAGGAGCTATTGATCCACAAGAAGGGTTTGATGAATTTTTGAACTCTCTTACATATTCATCAATTGATATCTTAAGTTCAAGCTCTTATCTTGAAAATAGATACACTAATACTTGTTATGCCTCATTCGAAAATTCACCTCAATCACTTCTCAATACTAGAGAATAA